The Thalassotalea nanhaiensis genome has a window encoding:
- a CDS encoding ExeA family protein — protein MYNGYTGYFGLNDIPFSIAPNPHYLFMSGRHQEALAHLTYGLGDAGGFVLLTGEVGTGKTTVSKCLLEQLPDNTQAAFILNPTLSAKELLATVCDELSIDYNSQTATLKNFTDIILDHLLMNHQQGKNTLLIIDEAQHLQAEVLEQLRLLTNLETHTKKLLQVILIGQPELQELLKRRDLRQLAQRITARYHLLPLNQKEVSEYIKHRLSIAGCTKSLFKPSAITLIHKITGGVPRLVNLLCDRALLGAYSQEKSQVDKAMVAQSAKETLGLDAKTFSFWHKPIVRKLLVTASMVVFALTGFTVAKQQSEKITQVQIAQQRSVELNNERAVKEQLNTIENTLINSSRNLDDAFSHLFANWKIQALNQKGSLANNENTPCEIALNYELQCYWYQGDFKRLLALGYPASLQLFDENGDAYYATITKQQGDKLLLNFNKNSKWLDAAFIEQHYQGSAVLLWRSPDGFIDRVDENSQTNLVQWLEGKLSVKQQREARNIEKIDPLLMNQLGQYQQEIGLNVNHLADTETVMALAATNTNEQVTVGGSN, from the coding sequence ATGTATAACGGGTATACAGGTTATTTTGGCCTGAACGATATTCCATTTTCAATCGCGCCAAATCCGCATTATTTATTTATGAGTGGTCGCCATCAAGAGGCTCTTGCTCATTTAACCTATGGGTTGGGTGACGCCGGCGGTTTTGTGTTGCTTACTGGTGAGGTAGGCACAGGTAAAACAACAGTATCAAAGTGTTTGCTAGAACAGCTTCCTGATAATACTCAAGCGGCATTTATTTTGAACCCAACATTATCGGCTAAAGAGTTATTGGCGACGGTATGTGATGAATTATCAATAGACTATAACAGTCAAACTGCGACTTTAAAAAACTTTACTGACATCATTTTAGATCACTTACTGATGAATCATCAGCAAGGTAAAAATACATTATTAATTATTGATGAAGCACAGCACCTACAAGCTGAAGTATTAGAACAATTAAGATTACTAACCAACCTAGAAACTCATACTAAAAAATTATTACAGGTTATTTTAATTGGTCAGCCTGAATTACAAGAACTATTAAAACGTCGAGATTTGCGACAACTCGCGCAACGTATTACTGCGAGATATCACCTATTACCTTTAAACCAAAAAGAAGTTTCTGAATATATTAAACACCGGCTAAGCATTGCTGGGTGTACTAAGTCGCTGTTTAAACCATCAGCTATTACGTTAATTCATAAAATTACTGGCGGAGTTCCACGGTTAGTGAACTTGTTATGTGATCGGGCGCTTTTGGGAGCGTATTCGCAGGAAAAATCACAAGTTGATAAAGCCATGGTCGCTCAATCAGCTAAAGAGACTTTAGGTTTAGATGCTAAAACATTCAGTTTTTGGCATAAACCAATAGTGAGAAAACTGCTGGTTACAGCTTCGATGGTTGTTTTTGCACTTACCGGATTTACCGTAGCTAAACAACAAAGTGAAAAAATTACGCAAGTGCAAATAGCTCAGCAAAGAAGTGTCGAATTAAATAATGAACGAGCGGTAAAAGAGCAATTAAATACTATAGAAAATACTCTAATTAACAGCAGCCGAAATCTTGACGATGCATTTTCACATTTGTTTGCAAACTGGAAAATCCAAGCGCTTAATCAAAAGGGTAGTTTGGCGAATAATGAAAACACCCCTTGCGAAATTGCTTTAAACTATGAGTTGCAGTGTTATTGGTATCAAGGCGATTTTAAACGCTTACTGGCGCTCGGCTATCCGGCGTCATTACAATTGTTTGATGAAAATGGTGATGCTTATTATGCCACGATCACTAAGCAGCAAGGCGACAAGCTATTACTTAATTTTAATAAAAACTCAAAGTGGTTAGATGCTGCGTTCATTGAGCAACATTATCAAGGCAGTGCAGTACTGTTGTGGCGTAGTCCTGATGGCTTTATTGATCGGGTCGATGAAAATAGCCAAACGAACTTAGTACAGTGGTTGGAAGGAAAATTAAGTGTTAAACAGCAGCGAGAAGCACGAAATATTGAGAAAATAGATCCATTGTTAATGAATCAATTAGGTCAATATCAACAAGAAATTGGGCTGAATGTTAACCACTTAGCCGATACTGAAACCGTGATGGCTTTAGCAGCAACCAATACAAACGAGCAAGTAACTGTTGGGGGGAGTAATTAA
- a CDS encoding multifunctional CCA addition/repair protein has translation MTQNYTSTLNTYLVGGAVRDQLLGREIVERDYLVVGASVDKMLSLGFMQVGKDFPVFLHPDTKEEYALARTEKKQGLGYTGFVCYAEPDVTIEEDLLRRDLTVNAMAQDNHGNIIDPFNGQQDLKEKILRHVSSAFSEDPLRVLRVARFAARYHYLGFTVAGETIKLMQEMVTKGELENLTPDRVWKEFSRSLSEDNPEVFINILRETGALKVLWPDLDKLWGIPNPEAHHGEIDTGVHTLMVLQQSVKLSQDIGVRFAALTHDLGKGLTPKSKWPTHHGHEKSGLPLVENICRTLKVPNQVKRISLLVCEYHLHSHRAFELRADTILGMFNKLDVWRKPEDFELFLLSCEADCTGRLGQENTDYPQANYLRDAFHACKQISPKQFVEQGLKGKDIKDAIDKAKIAAITLVKKQKL, from the coding sequence ATGACTCAAAACTATACATCTACTTTAAATACCTACCTCGTCGGTGGTGCTGTTAGAGATCAGCTACTCGGCAGAGAGATTGTTGAACGCGATTATTTAGTTGTGGGTGCCAGTGTTGATAAAATGTTATCGCTTGGCTTCATGCAAGTTGGCAAAGACTTTCCGGTATTTTTACATCCTGACACCAAAGAAGAATATGCACTTGCCCGTACCGAAAAAAAACAAGGGTTAGGTTACACCGGGTTTGTTTGTTATGCAGAGCCTGACGTTACCATAGAAGAAGATTTACTGCGTCGCGATCTTACCGTTAATGCAATGGCACAAGACAATCACGGCAATATTATTGATCCTTTTAATGGCCAACAAGATCTAAAAGAAAAGATATTGCGCCATGTCTCTTCAGCTTTTTCAGAAGACCCTCTTAGAGTTTTGCGAGTTGCTCGTTTTGCCGCAAGGTATCATTACCTTGGCTTCACTGTTGCAGGCGAAACTATTAAATTAATGCAAGAGATGGTTACAAAGGGTGAACTTGAAAACTTAACCCCAGACAGAGTTTGGAAAGAATTTTCACGCAGCCTGAGTGAAGATAATCCAGAAGTATTCATTAATATTTTACGTGAAACAGGTGCTTTAAAAGTACTTTGGCCTGACTTAGACAAGCTTTGGGGAATACCAAACCCAGAAGCCCACCATGGTGAAATCGATACCGGTGTACATACGTTAATGGTGTTACAACAAAGCGTAAAACTGAGCCAAGATATAGGCGTTCGTTTTGCAGCTCTTACTCATGACTTAGGTAAAGGCTTAACGCCAAAATCAAAATGGCCTACTCATCACGGCCATGAAAAATCCGGTTTACCTTTAGTTGAAAACATATGCAGAACTCTTAAAGTTCCTAATCAGGTTAAACGCATTAGCTTGCTGGTTTGTGAATATCATTTACATAGCCATAGGGCGTTCGAACTTAGAGCAGATACAATTTTGGGCATGTTCAACAAACTTGATGTGTGGCGAAAGCCAGAAGACTTTGAATTGTTTTTATTAAGCTGTGAAGCCGATTGCACAGGTCGATTAGGACAAGAAAACACTGATTACCCGCAAGCGAACTATTTACGAGACGCATTTCACGCGTGCAAGCAAATTAGCCCAAAACAATTTGTTGAACAGGGATTAAAAGGTAAAGACATTAAAGATGCGATAGATAAAGCAAAAATAGCGGCTATTACACTAGTGAAGAAGCAGAAGTTGTGA
- a CDS encoding undecaprenyl-diphosphate phosphatase, which yields MSTIEIIILALIQGLTEFLPISSSAHLILPSQLLGWADQGLAFDVAVHVGTLLAVMLYFRKDVGAMFFAWSNSIVKKEHNGESALAWWIIFATIPAGLFGLFGKDFIEEHLRSAAVIAITTIVFGLLLGYVDIKGKQTKDIKSLGFKGAMYIGLAQAVALIPGTSRSGITMTMGLMLGLTRDAAARFSFLLSIPAIAMAGSYLTFKLVLEANGVDWQAIAFGSIVAFISAYACIHYFLILLDKLGMMPFVIYRLLLGAFLIWFVM from the coding sequence ATGTCAACGATAGAAATTATTATCTTAGCGTTAATTCAGGGCTTAACTGAATTTTTACCGATCTCAAGCTCGGCCCATTTAATTTTGCCTTCACAATTACTAGGGTGGGCAGACCAAGGTTTGGCATTTGATGTGGCTGTGCATGTAGGCACTTTGCTGGCGGTAATGCTTTATTTTCGCAAAGATGTTGGCGCAATGTTTTTTGCCTGGAGCAATTCTATTGTAAAGAAAGAACATAATGGTGAAAGTGCCTTAGCCTGGTGGATCATCTTTGCCACAATCCCAGCAGGTTTGTTTGGTTTGTTTGGTAAAGATTTTATCGAAGAACATTTACGCTCAGCAGCGGTAATTGCAATAACAACCATCGTGTTTGGTTTATTACTGGGTTATGTCGACATCAAAGGCAAGCAAACAAAAGACATAAAAAGTTTAGGTTTTAAAGGCGCTATGTACATTGGTTTAGCACAAGCTGTTGCGTTAATTCCTGGTACATCACGCTCAGGTATTACCATGACGATGGGTTTGATGCTAGGGTTAACTCGCGATGCAGCGGCTCGTTTTTCGTTCTTATTATCAATTCCTGCTATTGCTATGGCGGGCAGCTATTTAACATTCAAATTAGTGTTAGAGGCTAATGGAGTTGATTGGCAAGCGATAGCGTTTGGCTCGATAGTGGCGTTTATCAGCGCTTACGCGTGTATTCATTATTTTCTAATTTTATTGGATAAGCTTGGCATGATGCCATTCGTAATTTACAGATTGCTGCTTGGCGCGTTTTTGATTTGGTTTGTAATGTAG
- the folK gene encoding 2-amino-4-hydroxy-6-hydroxymethyldihydropteridine diphosphokinase, whose amino-acid sequence MAVVYISIGSNIDRDTQIVVAVNALKHEFEQVELSSVYECEPVGFNGDNFYNLVAKVDTNKPPAYIGELLKQLEKQQGRVDFSKKFSARKMDLDILLYDDLIMDNPVQIPRDEIPKNAYVLEPLAELAPNTLHPVLQITYQQMWQGFDKSKQYLKKVPFTWPT is encoded by the coding sequence ATGGCAGTTGTTTATATTTCAATTGGCAGCAATATTGATCGCGATACACAAATTGTAGTTGCGGTTAATGCATTGAAGCACGAGTTTGAACAGGTAGAGTTATCATCAGTATATGAGTGCGAACCTGTCGGGTTTAATGGCGATAATTTTTACAACTTGGTTGCCAAAGTTGATACTAATAAACCACCAGCGTATATAGGTGAGTTATTAAAGCAATTAGAAAAACAGCAGGGGAGAGTCGACTTTTCTAAAAAGTTTAGTGCTCGTAAAATGGATTTGGATATTTTACTTTATGATGATTTGATCATGGATAATCCCGTTCAAATACCTAGAGATGAAATACCTAAAAATGCTTATGTTCTAGAACCTCTTGCTGAGTTAGCACCAAATACACTTCATCCGGTATTACAAATCACTTATCAACAAATGTGGCAAGGTTTTGATAAGAGTAAGCAGTATTTAAAAAAAGTCCCTTTCACATGGCCAACTTAA
- the folB gene encoding dihydroneopterin aldolase → MDIVFIEGLQVQTTIGYYEWEKKIKQLLVFDLQMGTDISKAADGDELAKTLDYAEISTLIDEFANANVVDLIETLAERLASHLMTEYGIKWLRLKISKPTAVKEASAVGVIIERGSKVVSSSNGCCA, encoded by the coding sequence ATGGATATAGTGTTTATTGAAGGTTTGCAAGTACAAACCACCATTGGTTATTACGAGTGGGAAAAGAAGATCAAACAGCTTTTGGTGTTTGATTTACAAATGGGCACTGACATAAGTAAAGCCGCTGATGGTGACGAATTAGCGAAAACGTTAGATTATGCTGAAATATCAACATTAATTGATGAATTTGCCAATGCCAACGTAGTTGATTTGATTGAAACGTTGGCTGAACGTTTAGCGAGTCACTTAATGACAGAGTATGGGATAAAGTGGCTTAGGCTGAAAATATCTAAACCAACAGCTGTTAAAGAAGCAAGTGCCGTTGGGGTTATTATTGAACGTGGCAGCAAAGTAGTTTCGTCAAGTAATGGTTGTTGCGCGTAA